One window of the Anaerotignum faecicola genome contains the following:
- the mraY gene encoding phospho-N-acetylmuramoyl-pentapeptide-transferase, with the protein MGSLEQAVYAIIISFVIGVILCPIVIPMLRKLKFGQNVRDDGPQTHLAKQGTPTMGGVAFLAAFVITSLFFLNGNRDGAAIMLMTLCYGLIGFLDDYIKVVKKRSLGLRAYQKLLLQLIVTGLFCSYIMKSGIGTAIYIPFTDGKMIDLQLIFIPFLFVAVLGTVNGVNLTDGLDGLAGGVTLLVAAFFMIVAWAAGSTIAPVCGAIVGGLMAFLIFNSYPAKVFMGDTGSLALGGFVASAAFILKMPIFIVIVGFIYLWESISVMLQVGWFKLTKRKYGEGRRLFKMAPFHHHLEKCGWKETKVVTLFYVATALLCLIGFLGCKYMFL; encoded by the coding sequence GTGGGTTCTTTGGAACAGGCAGTCTATGCCATCATCATATCTTTCGTGATTGGGGTGATTTTGTGTCCCATCGTGATTCCTATGCTGAGAAAGCTGAAATTCGGGCAGAATGTGCGTGACGACGGGCCGCAGACACATCTGGCAAAGCAGGGCACGCCTACGATGGGCGGCGTTGCCTTTCTGGCGGCATTTGTGATTACAAGCCTTTTCTTTCTGAATGGGAACAGGGACGGCGCGGCTATCATGCTGATGACCCTGTGCTATGGGCTGATTGGCTTTTTGGATGACTATATTAAGGTGGTAAAAAAGCGTTCTCTGGGGCTGCGCGCGTATCAGAAGCTATTGCTGCAGCTGATTGTAACGGGGCTGTTCTGCTCGTATATCATGAAAAGCGGCATCGGTACGGCGATTTATATTCCCTTTACAGACGGGAAAATGATTGATTTGCAGCTGATTTTTATTCCCTTCCTGTTTGTGGCGGTGTTGGGAACGGTCAACGGGGTCAACCTGACAGATGGTCTGGATGGGCTGGCAGGCGGCGTAACCCTTCTGGTGGCGGCATTCTTTATGATTGTGGCATGGGCGGCAGGCAGCACGATTGCACCTGTTTGCGGTGCGATTGTGGGCGGTCTGATGGCGTTCTTAATCTTTAACTCCTATCCTGCAAAGGTGTTCATGGGGGATACGGGGTCTCTGGCACTGGGCGGCTTTGTGGCATCGGCGGCGTTTATTCTGAAAATGCCCATTTTTATCGTGATTGTCGGGTTTATTTACCTCTGGGAATCCATTTCTGTTATGCTGCAGGTTGGCTGGTTTAAGCTTACAAAGAGAAAATACGGGGAAGGCAGACGCTTATTTAAAATGGCACCCTTCCATCATCATCTGGAAAAATGCGGTTGGAAGGAAACCAAGGTTGTGACGCTTTTTTATGTGGCAACGGCACTGCTGTGTCTCATTGGTTTTCTGGGCTGTAAATATATGTTCCTGTAA
- the ftsW gene encoding putative lipid II flippase FtsW has translation MSHVKPKKKTAKRKYRKPLGYDFTVLFIVLILVLFGVVMIFSSSYYYTMTTERFHNDMFYFLKRQSLWAVLGIVAMVGMMHIPYTLWRRFAKLAYWLSNLFLLALPFVGTEAGGQKRWLGIGSLSFQPSEFTKIAVILFLSSYVIEHRKELANLKGFFKACCVLLLPVALIAISNFSSALLVGLMGATILFVASPRVWYFGAAIAGAIPLCGLAVAIPKFRYRLTRIKTWLDPWADPTGDGFQTIQSLYALASGGLFGLGLGQSRQKTFIPEAYNDIIFAIICEELGIVGAALVILLFAVLIWRGIRIAMNAKDSYGMLVATGITAVIAFQSIINIGVVTNTIPNTGQPLPFISYGGTSLLFLMAMVGMLLNISRYPKDREN, from the coding sequence ATGAGTCATGTCAAACCAAAAAAGAAAACCGCAAAGCGGAAGTATAGAAAGCCGTTGGGATATGACTTCACGGTTCTGTTTATCGTGCTGATTCTGGTGCTTTTTGGCGTTGTCATGATTTTCAGCTCTAGCTATTATTACACAATGACAACGGAGCGATTCCATAATGATATGTTCTATTTCCTGAAGCGGCAGAGCCTTTGGGCGGTTTTGGGGATTGTGGCAATGGTTGGCATGATGCATATTCCGTATACCCTCTGGAGACGATTTGCAAAGCTAGCATATTGGCTTTCCAATTTGTTCCTGCTTGCACTGCCCTTTGTCGGGACAGAGGCAGGCGGGCAGAAGCGGTGGCTGGGGATTGGCTCGCTTTCCTTTCAGCCTTCGGAGTTTACGAAGATTGCCGTGATTCTATTTCTTTCCTCTTATGTGATTGAGCATCGGAAGGAGCTGGCAAATCTGAAGGGGTTCTTCAAGGCGTGCTGTGTGCTGCTGCTGCCTGTGGCGCTGATTGCAATATCGAACTTTTCCTCCGCGCTGCTGGTTGGGCTGATGGGTGCAACGATTCTGTTTGTGGCAAGCCCGCGTGTTTGGTATTTCGGGGCGGCAATCGCAGGGGCAATTCCTCTTTGCGGTCTTGCTGTAGCGATTCCCAAGTTTCGCTACAGACTGACCCGTATCAAGACATGGCTTGACCCCTGGGCAGACCCGACAGGCGATGGCTTCCAGACGATTCAGTCGCTGTATGCACTGGCATCCGGCGGCTTATTTGGACTTGGACTGGGGCAGAGCCGACAGAAAACCTTTATTCCGGAGGCATATAACGATATTATTTTTGCGATTATCTGCGAGGAGTTGGGAATTGTCGGGGCGGCGTTGGTGATTCTGCTGTTTGCGGTGCTTATCTGGCGAGGGATTCGCATTGCGATGAATGCAAAGGACAGCTATGGGATGCTGGTTGCAACGGGGATTACGGCGGTTATCGCCTTCCAGTCGATTATCAATATCGGCGTTGTAACGAATACGATTCCCAATACGGGGCAGCCGCTGCCGTTTATCAGCTACGGCGGTACCTCGCTGTTGTTTTTGATGGCGATGGTTGGGATGCTGCTGAATATTTCGCGTTATCCCAAGGATAGGGAAAATTAA
- the murD gene encoding UDP-N-acetylmuramoyl-L-alanine--D-glutamate ligase yields the protein MEYNGKKALVCGMARSGIAAAKLLNRLGARVTLQDMKKREEISADVLALEGEGIVLYTGANPDEIACAQDLIVLSPGIPCDLPFIAAAENAGIEVISEVELAYRLTPCPITAITGTNGKTTTTTLTGEIMKTAYSGTAVVGNIGVPYSEEVERLTEKDWVVAEISSFQMEKAKEFHPHISAVLNITPDHLNRHKTMDVYIAMKERVFAKQTAEDFCILNHGDAACRKMADKTAAKVFFFDSSERLAEGIYLDGDAIEVRWGAINETLIHVDELQILGVHNYENVMAAAAMGICAGIALDTIRTVLKGFAGVAHRIEYVATVDGVDYYNDSKGTNVDASIRAVLAMKKPIVLIGGGYDKGSSFDEWTKLFPGRVKHLVLIGVTAPKVRASAEKFGFTAISDCETFAEAVDLCREKAEDGDCVLLSPACASWGMFDNYEQRGDMFKEQVRGYLK from the coding sequence GTGGAATACAATGGTAAAAAGGCCTTAGTCTGCGGCATGGCAAGAAGCGGCATTGCGGCGGCAAAGCTGTTGAACAGACTGGGTGCGAGGGTTACATTGCAGGATATGAAAAAAAGAGAGGAAATTTCTGCCGATGTGCTGGCATTGGAGGGGGAGGGCATCGTGCTTTACACGGGCGCAAACCCCGATGAGATTGCCTGCGCGCAGGATTTAATTGTATTAAGCCCCGGTATTCCCTGCGACCTGCCTTTTATTGCGGCGGCGGAAAATGCAGGAATCGAGGTTATCAGCGAGGTGGAACTGGCGTACCGCTTGACACCCTGCCCGATTACGGCAATCACAGGCACAAACGGCAAAACAACCACAACCACGCTGACAGGCGAAATCATGAAAACGGCTTACAGCGGTACGGCGGTTGTCGGAAACATTGGAGTGCCTTACAGCGAGGAGGTAGAGCGGCTGACCGAAAAGGATTGGGTGGTTGCGGAAATCAGCAGCTTCCAGATGGAAAAGGCGAAGGAATTTCATCCGCATATTAGCGCAGTGCTGAATATTACACCCGACCATTTGAACAGACATAAAACCATGGACGTTTACATTGCCATGAAGGAAAGAGTTTTTGCAAAGCAGACCGCAGAGGATTTCTGTATTCTGAACCATGGGGATGCGGCTTGCAGAAAAATGGCGGATAAAACCGCGGCGAAGGTATTTTTCTTCGATTCCTCCGAAAGGCTTGCGGAAGGCATTTATCTGGACGGGGATGCCATTGAGGTGCGCTGGGGCGCTATCAACGAAACCCTGATTCATGTGGATGAATTACAGATTCTGGGCGTGCATAACTATGAAAACGTGATGGCGGCGGCGGCAATGGGCATTTGTGCGGGGATTGCATTGGATACCATTCGCACGGTGCTGAAGGGATTTGCAGGCGTAGCACATCGCATCGAATATGTTGCGACGGTGGACGGTGTGGACTATTATAATGACTCCAAGGGGACGAATGTGGACGCATCCATCCGTGCGGTACTGGCGATGAAAAAGCCGATTGTACTGATTGGCGGCGGCTATGATAAGGGCAGCTCCTTTGATGAATGGACAAAGCTGTTTCCCGGCAGAGTGAAGCATCTGGTGCTGATTGGCGTAACCGCACCGAAGGTACGCGCATCTGCGGAGAAATTCGGCTTTACTGCCATTTCCGATTGCGAAACCTTTGCAGAAGCGGTTGACCTGTGCAGAGAAAAGGCGGAGGACGGCGACTGCGTACTGCTTTCTCCTGCATGCGCAAGCTGGGGCATGTTTGATAACTACGAACAGCGCGGAGATATGTTCAAGGAGCAGGTTCGGGGATATCTGAAATAA